A stretch of Treponema vincentii F0403 DNA encodes these proteins:
- a CDS encoding periplasmic-type flagellar collar protein FlbB: MRRRGSFGRVIVLLLLIIILVFGGLFWFSYLGLINARGVFSPVYSLFGLKTPAGVASPADADADLDADRYAKRLIALDVRSQELDKKEADVTAREKEAAQVSQELDDRLSIIEEKEKSFEQRMAERDMREANIDQIARYINGMQPEKAVANLLQMDDQDIIDVLRAVEAIAKKANKTSSVAYWFSLMPANRAADIQRKMANKPATLP, encoded by the coding sequence GTGAGACGTAGAGGTTCTTTTGGACGAGTAATAGTATTGCTTTTATTGATTATTATATTGGTTTTCGGCGGACTTTTTTGGTTCAGCTATCTCGGCTTAATCAATGCACGGGGAGTTTTTTCACCGGTATACTCGTTGTTCGGATTAAAGACGCCTGCCGGTGTCGCTTCTCCGGCTGATGCGGATGCAGATTTAGATGCCGACCGGTATGCTAAACGGCTGATTGCGCTGGATGTCCGCTCGCAGGAGCTCGATAAAAAAGAAGCTGATGTTACCGCTCGCGAAAAAGAAGCGGCGCAGGTATCGCAGGAGCTTGATGATCGACTCTCTATTATAGAAGAAAAAGAAAAATCCTTTGAACAGAGGATGGCGGAACGGGATATGCGGGAAGCGAATATCGATCAGATTGCGCGGTATATCAACGGTATGCAGCCTGAGAAGGCGGTCGCCAACTTACTGCAAATGGATGATCAAGATATTATCGATGTACTGCGGGCAGTGGAAGCGATTGCCAAAAAGGCAAACAAAACGTCTTCCGTTGCATACTGGTTCTCGCTGATGCCGGCTAACCGCGCTGCCGATATTCAGCGTAAGATGGCAAACAAACCGGCAACGCTTCCTTAA
- a CDS encoding protein-export chaperone SecB, with translation MDDSSVKSGFQFDSYKLTNIEFSVEPSLLTLAGKQDDYEVQYAFSFRDASKYKNVADKVLYVTGIKVQVSIVSRKDRHEMANGLFEITGLFVGTGAFTQEQEDVLARIQGPTILFPYVRAVISQTLYNAGFAVPIMPLINVSAMAHDTKIKVIER, from the coding sequence GTGGATGACAGCAGCGTAAAATCAGGCTTCCAGTTTGATTCATATAAGCTTACCAACATAGAATTCTCTGTAGAGCCATCCCTTTTAACGCTTGCCGGTAAGCAGGATGACTATGAAGTTCAGTATGCTTTTTCTTTTAGAGATGCTTCAAAATATAAGAACGTTGCGGACAAGGTGTTATATGTGACGGGTATAAAAGTTCAAGTTTCTATAGTCTCCCGGAAAGATCGGCATGAAATGGCTAACGGATTATTTGAAATTACGGGCTTGTTCGTTGGCACGGGGGCTTTTACCCAAGAGCAAGAAGATGTTTTAGCACGAATACAGGGACCGACGATTTTATTTCCCTATGTAAGAGCTGTCATTTCTCAGACATTGTATAATGCAGGTTTTGCTGTTCCTATTATGCCGCTGATAAATGTTAGTGCAATGGCACATGATACAAAGATAAAAGTCATCGAAAGGTGA
- a CDS encoding acyl-[acyl-carrier-protein] thioesterase, with protein MILDNKYTIPYTVPTTAIDGQYRCTPLSFAALSQDLAANHYSSTGIFMPQLQKKGLTWVISKQHFEIHEYPLWLDCLTLQTWAQPPKGLFCFRDFAYYYAEGGKKASLSSAFDDFDSAERKGEEWTVDSLRQHGALCVRGSTCWLVLNTQTNQPAVLDETIFGSLGFCADHLEGRVFAKIPLPEYWDREERLHPSLLDIDMNGHVNNLNYIRWALSFMDADFCRGKLLRVLDTNFLISAQYGDELCCRCFYSGENVCVHSIVRTSDGSEVFRARSEWADERKMARPLQVEHETSRL; from the coding sequence ATGATACTCGACAATAAATACACGATTCCATATACGGTGCCTACTACCGCCATCGACGGGCAGTACCGCTGTACACCTCTTTCCTTTGCAGCCCTTTCGCAAGATTTGGCGGCTAATCATTATAGTTCTACCGGTATATTTATGCCGCAGCTGCAAAAAAAGGGATTAACGTGGGTTATCTCTAAGCAGCATTTTGAAATACATGAATATCCGCTCTGGCTCGATTGCCTGACATTACAAACATGGGCGCAGCCGCCGAAGGGGCTTTTTTGTTTTCGGGATTTTGCCTATTACTATGCCGAGGGCGGAAAGAAAGCTTCGTTATCTTCAGCTTTTGACGACTTCGATTCGGCAGAGCGGAAGGGTGAGGAATGGACGGTAGATTCGCTGCGGCAGCATGGAGCTCTGTGCGTGCGCGGCAGTACCTGCTGGCTTGTGCTGAATACGCAAACCAATCAGCCTGCCGTGCTTGACGAGACGATATTCGGTTCGCTGGGGTTTTGCGCAGATCATTTGGAAGGCCGTGTGTTTGCAAAGATTCCCTTGCCCGAATATTGGGACAGGGAAGAGCGGCTGCATCCGTCGCTTTTGGACATCGATATGAACGGTCATGTCAATAATCTCAATTATATCCGATGGGCGCTGTCGTTTATGGATGCGGACTTTTGCAGAGGAAAGCTGCTCCGTGTCCTCGATACCAATTTTTTAATTTCCGCACAATATGGGGACGAACTCTGCTGCCGCTGCTTTTACAGCGGAGAAAATGTATGTGTTCATTCTATTGTACGAACCTCCGACGGCAGCGAGGTGTTCCGCGCCCGTAGCGAATGGGCAGATGAACGGAAGATGGCACGGCCGCTTCAGGTTGAACATGAAACTTCCCGACTATAA
- a CDS encoding TonB-dependent receptor plug domain-containing protein gives MKYYKKCMIAAMVCCSVLLSAQETEKPPVIVVTGNKIEQVAEESVEKVTVVAEEKIAEMGAKNAAEVLQNIPGVTVTEHPMEGVSMQGFSGAYVKVLIDGVAVGGDVGGASPIALIPASDIDHIEIVKGASSALYGSDAMGGVINIITKKNRTNWSVITKQEIDIHKHYYGMAGFSFKNKAFGIQGIGSFDNMPGMITRNADPLGRQIDTFIFPKTRMGFGRLTADIYTTYGPVKLYGVYTNHNRYMNQSEDIANRFISEKGEAGIKSSLTFGEMAQVNIFSSYKYFKHIFDEIYTASGTPNRRNSVFHELENEINANFDFSIAHSLLAGINAKWAMMQGREFPKPKHSVLLGLFTQYTWNMQGEGVLRLISGLRFDIAPPLQKGEGTLAQFTPKFTLRYDPLDSLTIRFSYGMGFKVPTLQQKYWLFFHSAPANFVLLGNPALKPEYSHGFNASIEYKPVKGLTFGISGYFNYVNNLIFAVETDKRTGTFPDANGVLHRVTGIRQYRNIDRVMTTGGDFSVQYQWKWIETSLTYTIAGMYNYDPQNNRYYHGAYFVPHQIKFNITGIIPVWLTRITVGLSWDAPQNIRSGYDIRAADKLKLTDENYIASPDKLLLNLHISQKFWSDRIEVYAGIKNVLNNISFMKGTDGRSMKDFYGLQEGIVGYFGVGIKYDAAPSKKGQAPVQETETPTVNMPMPSEGTMPMMPGVQQ, from the coding sequence ATGAAATACTATAAAAAATGTATGATAGCAGCAATGGTATGCTGTAGTGTTCTTTTATCCGCGCAAGAAACTGAAAAGCCCCCGGTTATCGTCGTTACCGGAAACAAGATTGAACAGGTTGCCGAAGAGTCGGTTGAAAAAGTAACGGTTGTTGCCGAAGAAAAAATAGCCGAAATGGGCGCAAAAAATGCGGCGGAAGTGCTGCAAAATATTCCCGGCGTTACCGTAACGGAACATCCGATGGAAGGGGTGTCCATGCAAGGCTTCAGCGGCGCTTACGTCAAAGTGCTGATCGACGGGGTAGCAGTCGGCGGAGATGTCGGCGGCGCTTCCCCTATTGCGCTTATTCCCGCTTCGGACATAGACCATATCGAAATTGTAAAAGGTGCGTCGTCCGCCTTATACGGTTCGGATGCGATGGGCGGCGTTATCAATATTATTACAAAAAAGAACCGGACAAATTGGTCTGTCATTACAAAGCAGGAAATAGATATCCATAAGCACTATTACGGTATGGCCGGCTTCTCCTTTAAAAATAAGGCGTTCGGGATACAGGGGATAGGTTCATTTGACAATATGCCCGGTATGATAACCCGCAATGCCGATCCGCTCGGACGGCAAATAGATACCTTTATTTTCCCCAAAACACGCATGGGATTCGGGAGACTTACAGCCGACATTTATACCACGTACGGACCGGTAAAGCTGTACGGAGTATATACAAATCATAACCGTTATATGAATCAGTCGGAAGATATTGCAAACCGATTTATCAGCGAAAAGGGAGAAGCCGGTATAAAAAGCTCGCTGACATTCGGAGAAATGGCACAGGTCAATATTTTTTCAAGCTACAAATACTTCAAACATATCTTTGATGAAATATATACGGCATCGGGAACTCCAAACCGACGGAATTCAGTATTCCATGAACTTGAAAACGAGATTAACGCTAACTTTGATTTTTCCATCGCACATTCATTACTCGCAGGTATAAACGCAAAATGGGCGATGATGCAAGGCAGAGAGTTTCCGAAGCCCAAACATTCAGTGTTGTTAGGACTGTTCACCCAATACACATGGAATATGCAGGGAGAAGGCGTACTGCGGCTTATTAGCGGATTACGTTTTGATATTGCCCCGCCTCTACAAAAAGGAGAAGGCACTTTAGCCCAGTTTACCCCTAAATTCACCTTACGATACGACCCGCTGGATTCCCTCACGATTCGCTTTTCTTATGGAATGGGCTTTAAAGTTCCGACCTTGCAGCAAAAATATTGGCTGTTTTTCCATTCCGCACCGGCGAACTTTGTGTTATTAGGCAATCCGGCGCTCAAACCGGAATACTCTCACGGTTTTAATGCATCCATCGAATATAAACCGGTGAAAGGCCTGACATTCGGTATAAGCGGTTACTTTAACTATGTAAATAACCTGATATTCGCAGTTGAAACCGATAAACGGACAGGCACATTTCCCGATGCGAACGGCGTTCTCCATAGGGTTACCGGTATCCGCCAATATCGGAATATCGACCGTGTTATGACAACCGGCGGAGATTTTTCCGTTCAATACCAATGGAAATGGATAGAAACGTCGCTGACATACACCATTGCCGGTATGTACAATTACGATCCTCAAAATAATCGGTATTATCACGGCGCCTATTTTGTACCTCATCAGATTAAGTTCAACATTACCGGCATTATTCCGGTCTGGCTGACACGGATAACAGTAGGCTTGAGTTGGGATGCGCCGCAAAATATCCGCAGCGGATATGACATCAGGGCAGCCGATAAGCTGAAATTGACTGATGAAAACTATATTGCGAGCCCTGATAAGCTGCTGCTCAACCTGCACATCAGCCAAAAGTTCTGGAGCGACCGTATCGAAGTATACGCCGGTATAAAAAATGTACTGAACAACATCAGCTTTATGAAGGGAACCGACGGGCGCTCAATGAAAGACTTCTACGGTTTGCAGGAAGGAATTGTAGGATACTTCGGTGTCGGAATTAAATACGATGCCGCTCCTTCTAAAAAAGGACAGGCGCCTGTACAAGAAACGGAAACTCCTACCGTAAATATGCCGATGCCGTCCGAAGGAACGATGCCGATGATGCCCGGCGTACAGCAATAA
- a CDS encoding D-2-hydroxyacid dehydrogenase: MKVVVLDGFTLNPGDLSWRILQDIADITIYDKTAPDEVYERVKDCEAVLSNKIVFSKDLIARLPKLRYIGVLATGYNVIDIEAAHTAGITVTNIPSYSTDSVAQLVFAFILQFYWHVKEHSDEVHNGKWSRSEHFCYTSFPTFELTGKTLGIIGFGHIGQRVAEIALVMGMRVLYVNRSPKTVPQLAAAKQVDIATLLAESDIISLNAPLNSASEKIIDAAALSKVKPGVFIINTGRGQLIDDEAVAAALKKGSIGGYAADVLSVEPPPANHPLFGCPNCFITPHIAWQTREARTRLLHIAADNLKSFLSGKPQNVV; the protein is encoded by the coding sequence ATGAAAGTTGTTGTATTGGATGGCTTCACGCTTAATCCGGGAGATCTGTCGTGGCGTATTTTACAGGATATTGCCGATATCACGATATATGACAAAACCGCGCCCGATGAGGTATATGAGCGGGTAAAAGACTGCGAGGCGGTCTTATCGAATAAAATTGTGTTTTCAAAAGATTTGATTGCACGCTTACCTAAGCTGCGGTATATCGGTGTGCTGGCAACCGGCTATAATGTTATCGACATAGAAGCTGCGCACACGGCCGGTATCACCGTAACGAACATCCCCAGCTACAGCACGGACAGCGTCGCACAGCTGGTATTTGCATTCATCTTACAGTTTTATTGGCATGTAAAAGAACACAGCGACGAGGTGCATAACGGCAAGTGGAGCCGCAGTGAGCATTTCTGCTATACCTCGTTTCCGACGTTTGAACTGACGGGGAAGACGCTCGGTATTATCGGGTTTGGGCACATCGGGCAAAGGGTTGCGGAAATTGCGCTTGTGATGGGAATGCGGGTACTCTACGTCAACCGTTCGCCTAAAACGGTACCTCAACTTGCTGCAGCAAAGCAGGTTGACATTGCAACCTTGCTTGCCGAATCCGACATTATCAGCTTGAATGCACCGCTTAACAGTGCAAGCGAAAAAATAATCGATGCCGCGGCGCTTTCGAAAGTAAAGCCGGGTGTGTTCATTATCAATACCGGCCGCGGACAGCTTATCGATGATGAAGCGGTTGCCGCCGCACTGAAAAAAGGCTCCATCGGCGGCTATGCGGCCGATGTTCTAAGCGTTGAACCGCCGCCTGCAAACCATCCGCTGTTCGGCTGTCCCAACTGCTTCATAACGCCGCACATTGCGTGGCAAACCCGCGAAGCGCGGACACGGCTGTTGCATATTGCCGCGGATAATTTAAAAAGCTTTCTTTCCGGCAAACCGCAGAATGTAGTATAA
- the hflK gene encoding FtsH protease activity modulator HflK, whose amino-acid sequence MKQLKNGQLVAIGAAVVLVILAFFSFTVVSTTDNGVVTRLGKYNRTLQPGLQFIIPIVERVYHIPVTTVQKEEFGFRTTMASDRSQYRNNIVSESSMLTGDLNIINVEWTVQYRIIDPKAWLFNVEASERINTVRDVSTAAINSLIGDRAILDIMGSERDSIQFSAKEIMNEKYKQLGLGIAVSSVQLQNVVPPEDVQQAFEDVNIAIQDMNRMINEGKEAYNKEIPKAKGDADRMIQEARGYAAERVNKAEGDVARFNAVYVEYSKAPDITKRRLYLETLDKIFANTDKVIFIDKNVKNFLPLKDLSGGRE is encoded by the coding sequence ATGAAGCAATTAAAAAACGGACAGCTTGTTGCGATAGGTGCAGCGGTTGTGCTCGTCATATTGGCATTTTTCAGTTTTACCGTTGTTTCGACAACGGATAACGGGGTGGTAACTCGGCTTGGTAAGTACAACCGGACGCTACAGCCCGGGTTGCAGTTTATTATCCCGATTGTCGAACGGGTGTACCATATTCCTGTTACGACCGTTCAAAAAGAAGAGTTCGGTTTCCGTACTACGATGGCTTCCGACCGGAGTCAGTACCGGAACAATATCGTAAGCGAATCTTCTATGCTGACCGGTGACCTCAATATTATCAATGTTGAATGGACGGTGCAGTATCGCATTATCGACCCTAAGGCATGGCTGTTCAATGTTGAAGCGAGTGAGCGGATTAACACCGTCCGCGATGTGTCCACTGCGGCGATCAATAGTTTAATCGGCGATCGCGCTATTTTGGATATTATGGGATCGGAACGCGACTCAATTCAATTTTCCGCAAAGGAGATTATGAACGAAAAGTATAAGCAGCTGGGGCTCGGCATTGCGGTTTCGTCGGTGCAGCTGCAAAACGTTGTTCCGCCGGAAGACGTGCAGCAAGCCTTTGAGGACGTTAACATCGCCATTCAGGATATGAACAGGATGATTAACGAAGGCAAAGAAGCCTACAACAAGGAAATCCCCAAAGCGAAAGGCGATGCCGACCGGATGATTCAAGAAGCGCGCGGCTATGCGGCGGAACGGGTCAACAAGGCTGAAGGGGATGTTGCCCGATTTAATGCGGTGTATGTCGAATACAGCAAGGCGCCCGATATCACCAAGCGGCGGCTTTATCTTGAAACGCTCGATAAGATATTTGCAAATACCGACAAGGTAATCTTCATCGATAAAAATGTTAAAAACTTCTTACCGTTAAAAGATCTTTCGGGAGGCCGCGAATGA
- a CDS encoding MBOAT family O-acyltransferase, producing the protein MLFPTLRFALFFFVVFFLYWYVFRQKKQRIIFLTCASYFFYACWDWRFCVLLFGVSALSGLIGYLLGIQKNYIPRTVTMVTGTVLHILFLGFFKYFYDFTSFLNYTFFNGQLQTPLLLQLQGYSLLLPVGISYYTFRSMSYIFDIYLCKMRPAKSFIELLLYISFFPQLASGPIVQAEPFFTALPDNLTRDAEAEKPIDFDRSVLLIVSGLYKKMVLATFLSVLAVDPVFANPAQCNTLELLVGLVSYTFVIYCDFSGYSDMAIGIGLLLGFEAPQNFNRPYLSQSVSEFWRRWHISFSSWLRDYVYFSFGGSRYGLVRTVIALVGTMLIAGVWHGGSIPFVLWGLLQGIACAAERVVAVLGKERRAAAINTAAGRNLAFKRMLRFGGVFAFINISWLIFRANTVREIALYVTSLKNITQPLRTVHWFVLVPLAAAFLLQIPSEETRCTYFARYVRLPLVVKIAAVVLFFIALNIVSTSGVAPFIYFGF; encoded by the coding sequence ATGCTGTTTCCGACACTCCGGTTCGCGCTCTTTTTTTTCGTTGTTTTTTTTCTGTACTGGTATGTATTCAGGCAGAAAAAACAACGGATTATTTTCCTTACGTGCGCAAGCTATTTTTTTTATGCCTGCTGGGATTGGCGCTTTTGCGTGTTGTTGTTCGGAGTGTCGGCGCTGTCCGGTCTTATCGGCTATTTGCTCGGAATCCAAAAAAACTATATTCCCCGTACCGTTACGATGGTGACCGGTACCGTACTGCACATTCTCTTTCTCGGATTTTTTAAATATTTTTACGATTTTACTTCCTTTTTAAACTACACGTTTTTTAACGGGCAGCTCCAAACGCCGCTGTTGCTGCAGCTGCAGGGGTACTCTCTATTATTGCCGGTGGGAATTTCGTACTATACATTCCGCTCGATGAGCTACATCTTCGATATTTATCTGTGCAAAATGCGGCCGGCAAAATCTTTTATCGAACTGCTGCTCTATATTTCGTTTTTTCCGCAACTGGCATCAGGCCCGATTGTGCAGGCGGAACCTTTTTTTACCGCCTTGCCGGATAACCTGACGCGGGATGCGGAGGCGGAAAAACCGATAGACTTTGACCGCAGCGTCTTGCTGATTGTATCGGGGCTGTATAAAAAAATGGTTTTGGCAACCTTTCTTTCCGTGCTTGCCGTCGATCCCGTATTTGCGAATCCGGCACAGTGCAATACCCTTGAACTGCTCGTTGGGCTTGTGTCATACACGTTTGTCATCTACTGCGACTTTTCCGGTTACAGCGATATGGCAATCGGCATCGGGCTTTTGCTCGGTTTTGAAGCGCCGCAGAACTTTAACCGGCCGTATCTGTCCCAATCGGTGAGTGAGTTTTGGCGGCGCTGGCATATCAGCTTTTCGTCGTGGCTGCGCGATTATGTGTACTTCTCCTTCGGCGGCTCACGCTACGGTTTAGTCCGCACGGTGATTGCGCTGGTCGGGACAATGCTCATCGCGGGGGTGTGGCACGGCGGCTCCATTCCCTTTGTGCTGTGGGGGCTGCTCCAGGGCATTGCCTGCGCCGCAGAGCGGGTTGTCGCCGTTCTTGGTAAAGAACGCCGCGCCGCCGCTATAAACACTGCTGCCGGCCGGAATCTTGCATTCAAACGGATGCTTCGGTTCGGCGGCGTTTTTGCGTTTATCAATATCAGCTGGCTTATTTTCCGTGCAAATACCGTGCGGGAAATTGCGCTCTACGTTACGTCGCTCAAAAATATCACGCAGCCGCTCCGCACGGTGCACTGGTTTGTCCTTGTACCGCTTGCCGCCGCCTTTTTGCTGCAAATACCGAGCGAGGAGACGCGCTGCACCTATTTTGCCCGCTATGTGCGGCTGCCGCTTGTTGTAAAGATTGCCGCCGTTGTGCTGTTTTTTATCGCCCTCAATATCGTGTCCACTTCCGGCGTCGCTCCGTTTATCTACTTCGGGTTTTAG
- the hflC gene encoding protease modulator HflC produces the protein MSAKTIKNIKLLRGVIAVLVVFILVLLIQPFYVLNEGQTAIITQFGEIIKTETEAGLHFKMPILHQVHRYTAKLLRIDGDPQKILTKEKQFIEVNTTSRWRISDIRKFYQSLVTYEGAYSRLSDIIDSSVRDIITVNSLDDVVRSTNSINEIVHQEQFGLNTDEVKLEEVTGSEKVVYAAIEKGRDVLAAEILKKANMQLEDFGIEVIDVIFKEIKYSDELQVSVYNRMIKERNQIAQTFRSTGEGKKAEWLGKLENEKKSILSKAYSESEKIKGMADAQATAIYAASYGKSPEFYSFWKSLEVYQNALPDTEKILSTDMEYFQYLYKH, from the coding sequence ATGAGTGCCAAGACTATAAAAAACATCAAATTGCTGCGGGGCGTTATCGCCGTGCTGGTTGTGTTTATCCTTGTGTTGTTGATACAACCGTTTTATGTTTTAAATGAGGGGCAGACGGCCATCATCACTCAGTTCGGCGAAATTATCAAAACGGAAACGGAGGCGGGGCTCCATTTTAAAATGCCGATTTTGCATCAGGTGCATCGGTATACCGCAAAACTGCTGCGCATCGACGGCGACCCTCAAAAAATCCTTACCAAAGAAAAGCAGTTTATCGAGGTGAATACGACCAGCCGTTGGCGTATTTCGGATATCCGCAAGTTTTATCAATCGCTCGTAACCTATGAAGGCGCGTATTCACGTCTCTCCGATATTATCGACTCGTCGGTACGGGATATTATCACCGTTAATAGTTTGGATGACGTTGTTCGTAGCACCAACAGTATTAACGAAATCGTCCATCAAGAGCAATTCGGATTGAATACGGACGAAGTGAAGCTGGAGGAGGTAACCGGTTCGGAAAAGGTGGTATATGCCGCTATCGAAAAAGGGCGCGATGTGCTCGCCGCCGAAATTTTAAAGAAGGCGAATATGCAACTGGAAGATTTCGGCATTGAGGTTATCGACGTTATTTTTAAAGAGATAAAATATTCTGATGAATTGCAGGTTTCGGTCTATAATAGAATGATTAAGGAACGGAATCAGATTGCACAAACGTTCCGTTCTACCGGTGAGGGAAAAAAGGCGGAATGGCTCGGTAAATTGGAAAACGAGAAAAAGAGTATTCTGTCAAAGGCGTATTCCGAGTCGGAGAAGATAAAGGGAATGGCAGATGCGCAGGCTACCGCAATCTATGCTGCATCGTACGGCAAGTCCCCTGAGTTTTATAGCTTTTGGAAGAGCCTTGAGGTATATCAAAATGCGCTTCCCGATACCGAGAAGATATTATCAACCGATATGGAATACTTTCAATATCTCTATAAACATTAA
- the rsmA gene encoding 16S rRNA (adenine(1518)-N(6)/adenine(1519)-N(6))-dimethyltransferase RsmA codes for MKLPDYNAPSALAVVLDEHGFGMQKKFGQNFLINAYIRQELVSALGLSAGNSVWEVGPGLGSMTSLLLETGADVTVFEIDRGFVQLLTSYFGSHQSFHLIEGDVLKTWKAEYDRQAPDAFFGNLPYNIAAKLIAATIEAECFFNRMVITVQKEVGLRMTAAPGSADYSSFSVLCQWAYDVTPIRDIAPAAFWPKPNVESRALRFIKKRSPQPVRDARLFLTLVRGLFGARRKTVKNNLSTLLAARGKKTPPAEALLKEASIDPVDRAESLTVYDFIRLSDIVAGCDE; via the coding sequence ATGAAACTTCCCGACTATAACGCTCCTTCCGCGCTTGCTGTCGTACTTGACGAACACGGGTTCGGAATGCAGAAAAAGTTCGGGCAAAACTTTTTAATTAACGCATATATACGGCAGGAACTCGTTTCCGCGCTCGGCCTTTCTGCCGGGAATAGCGTGTGGGAAGTGGGGCCGGGGCTCGGCTCGATGACGTCGCTGCTGTTGGAGACAGGCGCCGATGTAACCGTGTTCGAAATCGACCGCGGCTTCGTACAGCTTTTAACATCCTATTTCGGCTCCCATCAGTCATTTCATTTAATAGAAGGCGACGTGCTTAAAACATGGAAAGCGGAATACGATAGACAAGCGCCGGATGCTTTTTTCGGGAATCTGCCGTACAATATTGCGGCAAAACTTATCGCAGCGACAATCGAAGCCGAGTGTTTTTTTAACCGCATGGTAATAACCGTGCAAAAAGAGGTTGGTCTCCGGATGACCGCGGCTCCGGGCTCTGCAGATTATTCGTCGTTTTCGGTGCTGTGCCAATGGGCCTACGATGTAACGCCGATCCGCGATATTGCTCCCGCCGCGTTCTGGCCTAAGCCGAATGTCGAATCCCGTGCGCTTCGCTTTATAAAGAAACGATCGCCTCAGCCGGTACGCGATGCACGTCTTTTTTTAACCCTTGTCCGCGGCCTATTTGGAGCGCGGCGCAAAACGGTAAAAAATAATTTAAGCACGCTTCTTGCTGCAAGAGGAAAAAAGACGCCCCCTGCGGAAGCACTGCTGAAAGAGGCCTCAATCGATCCCGTTGACCGCGCGGAGTCTCTTACGGTCTATGATTTTATCCGATTATCCGATATAGTGGCGGGCTGTGATGAATAA
- a CDS encoding SGNH/GDSL hydrolase family protein codes for MIENNKQGEPTEQAQHTQQEQHRQQGQHDKNANGGQERNGRYSPNQCLFFAAAALLVLIPFLGQRLAHPVQGIKSASLKNIYTALTAPAVSVTEASPTAAVIPVLRNAFIRTAGLQNRGEWDTFFYRQGVYDSDVAAYYAVTGEQGYAESMPGFSDNLNGGGLSAELFGHISKETLRDVALPVVHSAQTPLRLFFFGDSQMRSIAAGMTRALGSDTSIVMQELSVPSSGFLRSDYYNWPQKLEALLTAQKDGERFDAAVLFLGMNDYQDMWTTDGIILTAGTPEWEEVYRKMVKAHLDIVLASVPRLYWLGLPVVRNAAYNEKIQYLNAVHASIAEEYDSKKLIKISLKSFVEQYGTGYIGAIRPEGKAWIPLMQSDGIHYTIEGGEYLMKEFILRLHRDYVFETPTFSH; via the coding sequence ATGATTGAAAACAATAAACAAGGCGAACCGACTGAACAAGCGCAGCACACACAACAAGAGCAACACAGGCAACAAGGGCAACATGATAAAAACGCAAACGGAGGACAGGAGCGGAACGGCCGGTACTCTCCCAATCAGTGTCTCTTTTTTGCGGCGGCGGCGCTTCTTGTGCTGATTCCGTTTTTAGGGCAACGGCTGGCGCATCCGGTGCAAGGCATTAAAAGCGCCTCCTTAAAAAATATTTATACGGCGCTTACCGCTCCGGCAGTTTCCGTTACCGAAGCTTCTCCCACCGCCGCCGTTATTCCCGTACTGAGGAATGCGTTTATACGGACTGCGGGGCTGCAGAACCGTGGCGAATGGGATACGTTTTTTTACCGCCAAGGAGTATACGACAGCGATGTTGCCGCTTATTATGCGGTAACCGGCGAGCAAGGGTATGCCGAATCGATGCCCGGTTTTTCTGACAATCTAAACGGCGGCGGTCTGTCTGCGGAATTGTTCGGTCATATTTCTAAAGAAACGCTCCGCGATGTTGCTCTACCGGTCGTTCATTCCGCGCAGACACCCTTGCGCTTATTCTTTTTCGGAGATTCCCAGATGCGCAGTATCGCCGCCGGTATGACCCGTGCGCTCGGCTCCGACACCTCTATCGTTATGCAAGAGCTGAGCGTTCCTTCTTCCGGTTTTCTCCGTTCCGATTATTATAACTGGCCGCAAAAACTGGAAGCGCTGCTTACCGCGCAAAAAGACGGAGAGCGTTTTGACGCGGCAGTGCTCTTTTTAGGTATGAACGATTATCAGGATATGTGGACAACCGACGGCATCATCCTAACGGCGGGTACGCCCGAATGGGAAGAAGTATACCGTAAAATGGTAAAAGCGCACCTCGACATCGTGCTTGCTTCCGTTCCGCGGCTCTACTGGCTCGGTTTACCGGTAGTGCGGAACGCCGCATATAACGAAAAAATACAATACTTAAATGCGGTGCATGCGTCCATCGCTGAAGAATACGATTCTAAAAAGCTGATAAAAATTTCGCTTAAAAGCTTTGTTGAGCAGTACGGAACGGGATACATCGGGGCTATCCGGCCGGAAGGTAAGGCGTGGATACCGTTGATGCAAAGCGACGGTATCCACTACACCATCGAAGGGGGCGAGTATTTAATGAAGGAGTTTATCCTCCGCCTGCACCGCGATTACGTGTTTGAAACACCAACTTTCTCTCATTGA